The proteins below are encoded in one region of Bifidobacterium dentium JCM 1195 = DSM 20436:
- a CDS encoding alpha-arabinofuranosidase, whose product MNTTTEAYIFVHFIGDEKTPTDEQLYFALSRDGVHWQDLRPAGKPALQWLNGEQGVRDPHITRDPRGGFHIVATDLSIYYRGGWGPNDGATTNGSTGLVIWDSPDLVHWSEPRLVDVASKIPGAGMAWAPEANWDPVREQWIVFWSTQCNIEEPDNPLANELGDPTNVYYATTRDFVTFSDPVKWIDRKNVIIDSTMLLDDDGWWYRASKDSEITIERTRNPYAVTYEVLRTDDPNEWSYVGTLTDIFGNGRYSMHYLEGPELFRYNDADIHEVAGRNMPFGLMCDQYAEAKGYLSFRTASLASHDPADWQRADDIDFGTLKKRHGAILPITSAEYDAVQAAFSL is encoded by the coding sequence ATGAACACCACCACAGAAGCCTACATTTTCGTGCATTTCATCGGCGACGAGAAAACGCCGACCGATGAACAGCTGTATTTCGCGCTGAGTCGCGACGGCGTGCACTGGCAGGATCTTCGCCCCGCCGGCAAACCGGCATTGCAATGGCTGAACGGCGAACAGGGTGTGCGCGACCCGCACATCACACGCGACCCGCGCGGTGGGTTCCATATCGTGGCCACCGATCTGAGCATCTATTATCGCGGCGGCTGGGGGCCGAACGACGGCGCGACCACGAACGGCTCGACCGGTCTGGTGATCTGGGACTCCCCCGATCTTGTGCACTGGAGCGAACCGCGCCTAGTGGATGTCGCCTCCAAGATTCCGGGGGCCGGCATGGCTTGGGCACCGGAAGCCAATTGGGATCCGGTCCGCGAACAGTGGATCGTGTTCTGGTCCACCCAATGCAACATCGAGGAACCAGACAATCCGCTGGCTAACGAGTTGGGCGACCCGACGAACGTGTATTACGCGACCACGCGCGATTTCGTCACGTTTTCCGATCCGGTCAAATGGATCGACCGCAAGAACGTCATCATCGACTCGACCATGCTGCTCGACGATGATGGCTGGTGGTATCGCGCATCCAAGGATTCGGAAATCACCATCGAACGCACGCGCAACCCGTACGCGGTAACCTACGAGGTGTTGCGCACCGACGATCCGAATGAATGGTCATATGTGGGCACGCTCACCGACATCTTCGGCAATGGGCGTTACTCCATGCACTATCTGGAAGGTCCGGAACTGTTCCGCTACAACGATGCGGACATACATGAAGTGGCCGGAAGGAACATGCCGTTCGGCCTGATGTGCGATCAGTACGCGGAAGCCAAGGGTTATCTGTCGTTCCGCACCGCTTCGCTCGCCTCGCACGATCCCGCCGATTGGCAGCGTGCCGACGATATCGATTTCGGCACTTTGAAGAAGCGTCACGGTGCGATTCTGCCGATTACATCCGCCGAATATGACGCCGTGCAGGCCGCCTTCAGCCTATAA